The proteins below come from a single Myxosarcina sp. GI1 genomic window:
- a CDS encoding GNAT family N-acetyltransferase, whose amino-acid sequence MSNSYWNFAPLEKKYNRNDFDCGNEELNNYLKRYARQNDKLGINKTFVAIKPDTPLVVDGYYTISSSAIEFHSLPEEKRKRLPAYPIPAALIGRLAVDVSCQGEGLGTELLVDALLRIVRASSDIGIYAVRVDAIDDRAKKFYLKHEFIPFEDNSLSLFLPIKTIKQEFEL is encoded by the coding sequence ATGTCAAATAGTTACTGGAACTTTGCACCTCTGGAGAAGAAATACAACCGTAATGATTTTGACTGTGGCAACGAAGAATTAAACAACTATCTAAAACGTTATGCCAGACAAAACGATAAGTTGGGCATCAATAAAACTTTTGTAGCTATCAAACCAGATACGCCCCTAGTTGTTGATGGTTATTACACGATTAGTTCTAGCGCGATCGAGTTTCATTCGTTACCAGAAGAAAAGCGAAAAAGATTGCCAGCTTATCCCATACCAGCAGCGTTGATTGGTCGATTGGCTGTAGATGTTTCCTGTCAAGGAGAAGGATTAGGTACAGAGCTACTGGTAGATGCTTTATTGAGAATAGTTAGAGCATCATCAGATATCGGTATTTATGCAGTAAGAGTAGATGCTATTGATGATAGAGCAAAGAAGTTTTATCTCAAACATGAATTTATTCCCTTTGAAGATAACTCCCTATCGTTGTTTCTCCCCATAAAAACTATTAAACAAGAGTTTGAGTTATGA
- a CDS encoding AbrB/MazE/SpoVT family DNA-binding domain-containing protein codes for MNTRLSSKGQVVIPQEIREMNHWLPGQELIAVNTDEGVLLKPKRAFAATTVEDLTEFRPYKGKAKSVEEMNDAVREQIASRWYE; via the coding sequence ATGAATACTAGACTATCGAGTAAGGGACAGGTAGTAATTCCTCAAGAGATAAGAGAGATGAACCATTGGCTTCCAGGTCAAGAACTAATTGCAGTTAACACCGATGAAGGAGTTTTGTTAAAACCAAAACGAGCTTTTGCTGCAACTACCGTTGAAGACTTAACTGAGTTTCGACCCTACAAAGGAAAAGCCAAGTCCGTTGAGGAAATGAATGATGCCGTTAGAGAACAAATCGCAAGCCGATGGTACGAATAG
- a CDS encoding type II toxin-antitoxin system VapC family toxin, which produces MVRIGIDTNIVVRAIVKDELQQAQISLSVLQERETYICHTVILETVWVLESVYKLSKVDIIKGLKLVFGLPKVFLEDSGAIALTLRWYYSGLDFGDALHLATAQRYKTFYTFDKALIKKAKEIPQIKVVEPSSGK; this is translated from the coding sequence ATGGTACGAATAGGTATCGATACCAACATTGTTGTTAGAGCGATAGTAAAAGATGAACTTCAACAGGCTCAAATATCTCTTTCAGTATTGCAAGAAAGAGAAACTTATATTTGTCATACGGTAATCCTTGAAACTGTATGGGTACTAGAATCTGTTTACAAACTTTCAAAAGTCGATATTATCAAAGGTTTAAAATTGGTTTTTGGATTACCTAAAGTTTTTTTAGAAGATTCGGGCGCGATCGCTCTAACTTTAAGATGGTATTATTCTGGTTTGGACTTTGGCGATGCCCTTCATTTAGCGACGGCGCAAAGGTACAAGACATTCTATACTTTCGATAAAGCCTTAATCAAAAAAGCTAAAGAAATACCCCAAATAAAAGTAGTCGAACCGTCTAGTGGCAAGTAA
- a CDS encoding WGR domain-containing protein, translated as MYQIELWQRSFWQKNTRFYTVELCQNLFGDWIVKKTWGSAVRLDYGRSNSVVCSDYQSGLEEYQKQQLRRRVRGYEFLSI; from the coding sequence ATGTATCAAATTGAACTGTGGCAGCGTTCGTTTTGGCAAAAAAATACACGATTTTATACGGTCGAACTCTGTCAAAACCTTTTTGGCGATTGGATTGTCAAAAAAACCTGGGGTAGTGCTGTAAGGTTAGATTACGGTCGTTCTAACTCGGTAGTTTGTTCCGACTATCAAAGTGGATTGGAAGAGTACCAAAAACAGCAACTTCGCCGTCGAGTGCGTGGTTATGAATTTTTAAGCATTTGA
- a CDS encoding Uma2 family endonuclease — protein MCLTDDLDELRNKMNEYINCGVKLGWLICPDEKQVEIYRQGQQKEVLDNSSSLFGEDVLPGLTVDLIDIFTD, from the coding sequence ATGTGCCTTACTGATGACTTAGATGAGCTACGCAATAAAATGAACGAGTATATTAATTGCGGCGTAAAGTTGGGTTGGTTGATTTGTCCTGACGAGAAGCAGGTAGAAATATATCGTCAAGGACAGCAAAAGGAAGTTTTAGATAATTCTAGTAGTTTGTTTGGGGAAGATGTCTTACCAGGATTGACAGTAGATTTGATAGATATTTTTACTGATTGA
- a CDS encoding DUF1778 domain-containing protein: protein MSASSKDSRIDLRVTAEQKALLEKAASMHGVSLSAYTLIHLLPQAQKDVEEREKLILTDRNRDLFLSAIANPPNLKGKLKIAIRQYRDKYVK from the coding sequence ATGTCAGCTTCATCAAAAGACAGCCGTATCGATTTAAGAGTCACAGCCGAACAAAAAGCATTGTTGGAAAAAGCAGCTTCAATGCATGGAGTATCCTTGAGTGCCTATACTCTGATACATCTATTACCCCAGGCACAAAAAGACGTTGAAGAGCGAGAAAAGCTTATTTTGACAGACCGCAATCGCGACTTATTTCTATCCGCTATAGCTAATCCGCCTAATTTAAAAGGGAAGTTAAAAATTGCTATACGCCAATATCGAGATAAGTATGTCAAATAG